Genomic DNA from Alphaproteobacteria bacterium PA2:
GAGCCAGGGTGGCCGTCAGGTCCATGGCGCCGTTGCCGAGACCGCCGAGGGCGTTCAGGGCGCCGCCGAGGCCGAGGGCCTGGCCAACGGCGGGAAGCGCCGTCAGGTTACCCTGCAGGCTGCCCCAGTTGGCGGCGGTGCCGGGACCAAAGCCGGCGAGACCGATGGCCGGATAGAGGCCCGCATAGCAGACGTCGGAGTCGCAGACGATCCGGCGATATTCGGTGCCGAACTTGTGGTCGTCCGTATAGCGGAGACCCAGGGTGAACTTCAGCTTTTCAGAAGCCTGCCAGTCCAGCTGGCCGAACAGGGCCTTGGACTCGGTGGTAAGCCCGTAATGGCCGGTGGACCAGGTGCCTTCCGGGTTGGCCGCAGCGCCGAGGATCGGCGTGTTCAGGGGCGTGGCGCCCTGAACGAAGAAGTCGGCGGTGGAGGCGGTGCCGGTGTACTTTTCGTTATAGTAATAGGCGCCGACGATCCACTGCAGGGCCGAGTCATTGGTCGACGAGAGGTTGATTTCGTGGCTGTACCACTGCGGATACTCGAAATAGTGGTAGGTATTGTTGGCGTTGACCGTCTTCGGGCCGCAATTGACGGTCGAACGACCGGCCGAGAACAGGGCGCCGATGGTGCCGCAGATCGAGCCGGGAGCCAGCGGGATCTGGTAGGACAGGACGTTGGTGCCGTCCGTATCGCCGCGCAGGTCATACTTGTAGTTGGTCAGACCACCCACATACTTCACGTCGAAATTGTCGAAGTGATAGGTGAAGTTGGTGGTGAAGGAGTGGACGTCCGTCAGCTTCACCGACTGGGCGTAGTTGGAGTTGAACAGGCGCGGATCGCGGGCCGCCGGATTGCCGACAAAGGTGCCGCCATTGGCCTGAACCAGGCTGCCGGGGACGATATTGCCGGAATAGCCAGCAGCCGGGTTGAAGACCACCGAGAAGTTCGGGTCGATGAAGCCCAGTTCCTGGGCGCCGGCCAGATAGCCTGCGCGGGCGCCGGGGCCGCCACGGTTGTTCCAGCCCAGGGTGAAGTACTTCATCCAGACTTCGGCGTTTTCACCGACGTCAGCTTTGATCTGGAACTGGTATTCGTACTCGTCCCGCTTGTTGCCCTCGGTAGGCATGCCCTTGTTGACGTTTGTATAGAAGCCTTCGCGCTGGTCGCGCTTGTAGCCGGACACCCGGAACTGCAGGCCTTCGGTGATGGGGCCGGAAGCGGCGAACTGCAGGTCGGTGAAGCCGAAGTTTTCGACAATACCGCGGACTTCCGCATAGGGGTGATCGGTCGGACGGGCCGTGATCACGTTGACGGTGCCGCCGATGGCGTTACGGCCGTACAGGGTGCCTTGCGGGCCACGAAGGATTTCGACGCGGTCGGTTTCCAGCGGCGGTCCGCCGGCCAGAACGGTCGAGGTGGTGAACAGGCCGTCGATATAGATCGACACGGCGCCGTCCACGGAGTGAACGTTGGTCAGACGACCGATGCCGCGCATGGAGGCGCGGTCGTTGGCGGACTGATAGACGAAGCCCGGCGTGAAGTTCGTCAGGTCCTGAATGGTGCTGATGCCGACCAGGTCGCGTTGCTTGCTGGTGAAGGCCGAGATGGCGACCGGAACGTCCTGGAGGCTCTGCTCACGCTTTTCAGCGGTGACGACCAGTTCTTCAATGGTGGTGCCGCCGCTCTGGGCGTGCGCCGCCCCAGCGGTGATGGCTGCGACGAGAGTGCTGGTGGCCAGCAGTGCAAACTTACGCATTCCCTTAGGTTTCCCCTTCTAAAGTCCTTGTGGCGCTTTTTTCGCGCCGTGTCGGTTTTCCTGCGTCATTGCAGGACCTACGTCAATTGCCCGCTCGGCGTAGGTTGTGCTGTGCGACATGCAAGCCACAGGGCAAAAATAAGGCTGTTCAGTGGATTTTTTCAGGCAAGCCACTGAATAAAATTGACAAAAGCTTACCGGGCGCGGTCACGCCCTTCCCCTGGTCACAGCGAGAAAAACTATATGTGATTGAAGTACGGGTGGAGGCGAACCCGTTCAGGATCACCCCCGCCGCCGGTCATTCACCATGAAGAACCGGCCTGCAGTCGCCCACAGGCCTGTCTGATCCGCAGCCCGGCGGACGACTTAGGTGGTCAGGACGATCTTGCCCAGATGGGCCCCGCCTTCCAGGTGGGCATGAGCCTTGGCCGCCTCTTCCAGGGGGAAGGTAGCATCGATCTGCGGTATCAGCTTGCCCGCGTCGATCCAGGGCCAGACGGTGGCTTCGACCGCCGCCGCCAGCCGGGCCTTCTCATCAGCGTCCCGCGGACGGAGGGTCGAGCCGGTGACCACAGCGCGCTTCTGCATGATGCGGAAGACGGGCAGGGAGATTTCGCCGCCGCCGAGGGAAGCGATGAAGACGATCCGGCCGCCAGTCTTCAGGGCGTCGAGGTTTTTGCTGAAATAGTCGCCCCCCACCATGTCGAGCACAACGTCCACCCCGCCATTCGCCTTGGCGACTTCGGCAAAGTCCTCGGACGTGGCGTCGATGGAAATGTCTGCGCCCAGGGCCTTGGCCTGGGCGGCCTTGTCTGCACCGCGGCCGGTGGCGATCACCCTGGCGCCGGCGGCCCTGGCCATCTGGATGGCCGTCGTGCCGATCCCGGAAGTCGCGCCATGGATCAGCAGGGTCTCTCCAGCCTTGAGGCCGCCATGCTCGAACACATTGGCGAAGACCGTGAAGACAGTCTCGGGCAGGGCGGCGGCCTGGACCGCGCTGAAGCCCGCCGGGATGGGCAGGGCGTGGCGGGCGTCGACCACGGCGTATTGGGCATAGCCGCCGCCGCCCAGCAGGGCGGTGACCCGGTCTCCGGCTTTCCAGCGGCCGGCGCCTTCAACCACTTCACCGGCGACCTCCAGGCCCATGGTGTCTGGCGAGCCGGGGGGCGGCGGATATCCGCCAAGGCGCTGGAGGATGTCGGGCCGGTTGATGCCCGCCGCCTCAACCCGGATCAGGATCTGGCCCGGGCCCGGCTGTGGACGGGGGATCTGCATGGCCTTCAGGGCTTCAGCGGGGCCACGGCCGCCTTCAACGGCGATGGCGGTCATCATGGGCTGGGTCATGGCGGGCCTTGCTGGTCTTGCGTGAAAATCGGGTCTGGGTGAGATAGTCCCAACTTCGCCAATCGGAAAGGGAGGCGCGAGCATGGAAGAGCCGGTCAGCACGCGGGTCGGACGCGGTCAGCGTCTTGAAGAAGCCATCCGGGAGGACCTTGAACTCTACGGGGTGGCCGAACTGGAAGAGCGCATCGAGATCCTGAAGGAAGAGATCGCCCGGTGCGAAACCCAGATCGGCCGCAAGCGCGCCGGTCGCGCCGCCGCTGACGCCCTGTTCGGATCGTGACCGGTTAGCAGGACATTAAGAGGCAAGGCCGGATACTCTGCGCCGATCCGCGCACGACGCCTTGGCACGGCGGTTGCAGCGAACCGGGCTCGGCGGCGCCGTCTGTGCGCAGATGATCAGGAACGGGATAGATGCACGACGTCAACACCAAGGCCCAGCGGGCAGATGTGATCGCCGACTTTGCGCGTTCCGAGCTGTTCGACCGGACATTCCAGGAAGGCATGGACCTCGTCGAAGAGACCGCAGGCTATCTGGACGGCGCTGGCCGCCAGGAGTCGAAAATGCTGTCGCGTAATGCGGCCCTGGCCTACGCCGCTGAAAGCATGCGCCTGACCACCCGCCTGATGCAGGTGGCTTCCTGGCTGCTGGTCCAGCGTGCTGTACGTGAGGGCGACATGCCGGCGATCAACGCCTGCGAAGACCGCTATCGCCTGGCGGCGGAAGAAATCTCCTCGGGCCGCGACATGCCCGAAGACATGCCGGCCGGGCTGAAGGCCCTGCTGGAGCGGTCGGAACGTCTGTTCGAGCGGGTCCGGCATCTGGATCGCCGCATGTATGTAGAGGTCTCTGTGGCCGAAGCGTCCAATCCCGTAGCGGGACAGCTGGATCGTTTGCGGTCCGCCTTCGGGTCATAGTCGCCCGCGGCAAGCGCGCCGTACGACACTTCCATACACAGAAAACGCCGCGGTTGACCCGCGGCGTTGTCGTTTCCGGGATCCCGGAGGAATTTACTTGCGGGTGAAGGCGCCGAACTTGGCGTTGAACCGCGAAACGCGACCGCCGCGATCCAGCAGGGTCTGGTTTCCGCCCGTCCACGCCGGGTGGGTCTTCGGGTCGATATCCAGGTTCAGGGTCGCCCCTTCCTTGCCGTAGGTCGAGCGCGTCTGATAGCTCGTGCCGTCGGTCATCACCACGGTGATGAAGTGATAATCGGGATGGGTGTCTTGTTTCATCTCGGAGGCTTCCGACGTAAGAGAGCGGCAGTCAGTTTTCGGCCAGCCAGACGAGGCGGGCGCGAGCGAGCGCCGCCTATACAGCAAAGGGCGGGCGAAGAGCAAGGGCGCGATTTTTATGAGTGATTTTTCGGGTGGAGCCCAGGTCGAGGGCAGACCCACGGCGGGGGCCGCCCTTGCCCAGCAGATTTCTGAAGGAGCCGCCCGTCGGGCAAAGGGCAAGAGCCTCAATTCCCTGGGACAGCTGCTGCCCTTCATGGGCGCGCACAAGGGTGACGCCGCCCTGGCTGGCCTCTTCCTGATAACCGCCACGGCTTCGACCCTGGGACTGACCGGAGCGGTCCGGGCCCTTGTTGATCACCTGACCAGCGTCAAGACCGCGGGCGGCCCGATCGACCCCTGGTTCTGGCTGCTGGGCGCGGTGGCCGTCTCCCTGGCTGTCTCCTCCGCCCTCCGCTATTTCTTCGTCACCAAGCTGGGCGAGCGCATTGTCGCCGACCTGCGCAAGAGCGCCTACGGCCACATACTGACCCTGGATCCGGGCTTCTTCCTGGCCACCACCACAGGGGAAGTCCTCTCGCGCCTGACCACAGACATCCAGATTGTGGAAAGTCTCCTGGCGACCTCGGTCTCCATGGCCCTGCGCAATTTCCTGACCCTGATTGGCGCCCTCATCATGCTGCTGGTGGTCAGTCCCCACCTGACCGGCCTCGTCCTGCTGATCATTCCCTTTGTCATCGCCCCGCTTTTCCTGTTCGGGCGCCGGGTGCGCAAGCTGACCACCTCGACCCAGGACCAGTTCGCCCAGGCCATCGGCCAGGCCGGTGAGACCCTGGACGCCCTTGAGACCGTTCAGGCCTTCGGCGGT
This window encodes:
- a CDS encoding NAD(P)H-quinone oxidoreductase, producing MTAIAVEGGRGPAEALKAMQIPRPQPGPGQILIRVEAAGINRPDILQRLGGYPPPPGSPDTMGLEVAGEVVEGAGRWKAGDRVTALLGGGGYAQYAVVDARHALPIPAGFSAVQAAALPETVFTVFANVFEHGGLKAGETLLIHGATSGIGTTAIQMARAAGARVIATGRGADKAAQAKALGADISIDATSEDFAEVAKANGGVDVVLDMVGGDYFSKNLDALKTGGRIVFIASLGGGEISLPVFRIMQKRAVVTGSTLRPRDADEKARLAAAVEATVWPWIDAGKLIPQIDATFPLEEAAKAHAHLEGGAHLGKIVLTT
- a CDS encoding 50S ribosomal protein L31 encodes the protein MKQDTHPDYHFITVVMTDGTSYQTRSTYGKEGATLNLDIDPKTHPAWTGGNQTLLDRGGRVSRFNAKFGAFTRK
- a CDS encoding regulator of CtrA degradation rcdA, encoding MHDVNTKAQRADVIADFARSELFDRTFQEGMDLVEETAGYLDGAGRQESKMLSRNAALAYAAESMRLTTRLMQVASWLLVQRAVREGDMPAINACEDRYRLAAEEISSGRDMPEDMPAGLKALLERSERLFERVRHLDRRMYVEVSVAEASNPVAGQLDRLRSAFGS